The genomic stretch GCCGTGAGCGTGAATGGGGTCACCGAGTGGGGGTGGGGCCGCCCCCTGCCGTCGTGGATGCAGGTGATTCGAGAGTCTCTGGGGCTCGAAAGGGTGGCGGTCCCCGCGGCAGCGACCGTCACCTGGAATGCCGGCGCGCCAGCGTCAGGGGGTGATTCTGATGCTGGAGGTGTTGTTGTTCATCGCGCCCAGGCTCGGGGCGTTGGAAGTCACGGACAGCGTGTCGCCGGCGGAGAAGTTGTCGTTCTTGAATAGGACGACCTTCAGGCCCTCCGGCTTCACCGAGCTGATGGTGTTGTTGTCGATGCCGTACCGCTCCAGCTCGGCCTGGGTGTACTGACCAGGAGGCAGGTCCACCTCCTTGCCATCGAACTGCTCTTTGTAGAAGAACCTGGCCCTGGGTTGCACGGGCACGGACATGACCTTGATGCTGGAGACGTTGTTGTTCAGCGGGCCCAGCTCCTCGGCATTGGCCACCACTTCGATCTGGTCGCCGGTGAAATCATCGTTCTTGTAGAGGATAGCCTTCACGCCAGGCGGCACCTTCACCGAGCTGATGGTGTTGTTCTCGATGCCCAGCGCCTCCAGCTTGTCCCGCTTGTATTCGTCAGGCTTCAGATCGACCTGTTTACCCCCGAAATCTTCGTTGTAGAAAACGGTAATGTTTGCCATTGCAGTTCTCCTCCTTTGAGCGGTCCCGGCCCATTCGTTGCCAGAAGCCGCCGGAAGCTTGGGCACCGCGCTCCGGAGGAGCAATCCGCCTACAGCACCGCGCGGGCGGGCCTGGGAGCATCAGTTCGCTCCCAGGCTCCAGCGCTGCACCAGCTCCGTCCTGCGGGACGGGTCCTTCAGCAGCTGGTTGGCCCAGTGCAGGGGGCCGGCCCGCCGCACCATCTCGAACTCGGCCGCGAGCAGGGGGATGACCCAGAACAGGTTCACGGGCGAGCCTGGAGGCAGCGGTACGGCGGGCCCCTGTGCGATGACGAAGTGGCGCAGCCCCAGGAGCGGGTCGGAGACGACGGCGATGTCGCCCGGCGCCCAGGCTGACTGGCTGCCCTCGTTCGATTGCATCAGCGTCCCCAGCGCCGACAGGGCCAGGGCGCGCTCCGGGCTGTGCGAGTCCATCCACGCCGCCAGCTCCACATGGGCGGCACCTGAATCCCGCTTTCCGCTCGCCTGCGGCACCCAGCCGAAGCCATTGGTGACAACCGTGAAACCGCTCTGGCCCAGGCGCGTGCGCACGAGCACCTCGTGCGGGGGGAGCGCCTGCGAGGCCGGAGGTGCAACGTGGGCGATGGTGTCGCCCGGCAAGGCGCCCTCCAGGGCATGGCGGAAAAGGGCCTGGTACGTATTGACGCCCACGCTCGAGGAGAACGGCTTGCCCGGTGCCGACGCCCGCGCCCAGCGGGTGAAGGGCTCCGCGGCATCCGAGAGGCGCTCGAGCATCAGGCTGGAAGGCTCACCGGCGCGGACCCGGTAGCTCATGGTGTCTCCTCCGAATGGCTCGGGCCAGGAGCCGGGCTGCACGCCCAGCGGCACCTCCAGGACCTCATCCGCGGAGAGCGGGCGGTTCTCGCGAACCATGCGATAGGCGGCGAAGTACAGGGCCTCCCG from Myxococcus xanthus encodes the following:
- a CDS encoding beta/gamma crystallin-related protein; the encoded protein is MANITVFYNEDFGGKQVDLKPDEYKRDKLEALGIENNTISSVKVPPGVKAILYKNDDFTGDQIEVVANAEELGPLNNNVSSIKVMSVPVQPRARFFYKEQFDGKEVDLPPGQYTQAELERYGIDNNTISSVKPEGLKVVLFKNDNFSAGDTLSVTSNAPSLGAMNNNTSSIRITP